The proteins below come from a single Vibrio natriegens NBRC 15636 = ATCC 14048 = DSM 759 genomic window:
- a CDS encoding DUF2835 domain-containing protein, producing the protein MKYYYFSLNIPYQTFRSHYSGVSNTIQVVTHNGLRLQLSAAKFRPFLTQLGIRGQFRLTTDQNNKFIKLETL; encoded by the coding sequence ATGAAGTACTACTATTTCTCACTCAACATTCCATATCAGACATTTCGTTCACATTATTCTGGTGTTTCAAACACGATCCAAGTTGTGACTCACAACGGTTTAAGACTTCAGTTATCAGCGGCTAAATTCAGACCATTTCTTACTCAATTGGGCATTAGAGGGCAGTTTAGGCTAACAACTGACCAAAATAACAAGTTTATTAAGTTGGAAACTCTGTGA